A segment of the Cutaneotrichosporon cavernicola HIS019 DNA, chromosome: 6 genome:
ACTTAACATGCCTTCTAGTAATAATACTCTGAACTACATTGATTCGAACAATTAATCTTCTCAACCAAAATGAGACGAGTTGCCAATTACTCTATAGTTCATTATTTATGATAGATTTGCTGAATAAATTTATTTGACTAATCTATACAACCAAGATCGATCATTTCCATACTGAACCTCACTCCAAGGAATTCATAATGATTAAATCGCCCGCCGCTTTAAAACGAACCCATCCATACCATAATATAAGAGGATTCAGAATTGGAGAACACTCGCGTTCGTATGTGGCATGCACTGTGCGTTTGGGGTCGGAACACTCGGCTGGGTACATCGCGACCTGGCTCGCAAATGCGGGCTTCCTGCGGCATTGCATCCCCACGTCAGCGTGGTGCGGCGCAACTCGGCATGCAATGCTGCCGACGGCTGTGCTGGGACTTGATTACTGCCGTACATCCGCCAGTGGCGGAACGTGGTCTTTGTGAGTGGCAGAACGGCCAGACGGGCTGAGGAGATATGAGGCTTTGGCTTGGGCGCGTCAGTGACAAGTCGCAAACAGCGTGCAGCAACGGGAAATGGTGGTTTGTAACTGTCATGCAATCTTATCGCGCGTTCTGATCACTCCGGTAGTTTGTAACTGTCATGCAATCCTATCGCGCATTCTGATCACTCCTTCAACGTGATCGCGTGTTCATTGAAAGTCCGTTCATTGTACGGGGCCAGCGGTGTCTGGCCCGAGTCTACAGAGAGAGTGAAGTTAGAGCTGCACAGGGTTGCTAAGCTGGAGGGTTGCCTGGCCGCCGGTGAGCGTGACCCAGGCGATGGGGGGCTCCGAGCCGACCTGGTCGGTGCGGGAGGCGCCCGAAGCCGAGCCGCTGGGGATGGTGACGGGGATCTCCGCGGGGCAGTTCATGTTGTTGGccacgacgtcgacgtggGTGATCTGGGTGCCGTCCGCGCTGTAGCGGTACTGGATGCGGGGCTGGCAGctgtcgagcgcctggcgctcgaggaagtACTGGGCAAAGTCGTCGTGCTTGAGCGAGACGATGGGCCAGTTGGTCACGCGGGCAATCTCctgggcgacgacctcgacccagGCCATGACCATGGACATCTTGCCCGTCTTGCTGCCAACGGTGATCGAGGgcatgtcgacgaggcgcaggTTGGCCTGGTGGAACATGTACGGGTCCGCCTTGAGCGAGAACAGGTACGGCGTGTTGACGTCCTTGGCGTTCTGCAGCAGGTCGGTGTAGTCACCGTAGCCCTGCGAGATGTCCTTCCACTCCTGGACGTCGCACTCCCAAGTGTCACAGTTGTAGTAGATGGAAGTCGCCCAGCGGGGGACAATGGTGAGGCCGGCGTAGCCGTTGTCCTCGACCGTGCTGATGAGCGGGTGGTACGGGCTCTCGCCGTTGCGGAGGACAGGGCGCGTGttgtcgccgacgacgtgggTGATGCCGTTCTCCATCCAGGCGCGGATGACGTCGCCGTTGTGCAGGCCGGTGATCGCGGGAGGGATGATACCGTGGGGCGAGAACATGCCGTCGGCGATGCCCGTCTGCTGCAGCCAAGCCTGGTTGAACTGGATCTCGAGCGAGGCGTCGCGGTGCGTGGCGTTGTTCATCTCCTCGTGGGTGAACGTGTGCGAGACGTGGAAGAATGCGTCGCGCTTCGCAGGGTTGGAGTACCAGGCAGTAAGGGGGTCGCGGTGGGCGCACTGGAGCGACCAGGGGTAAGTCGTCCACTCGGCGGGCCAGAAGTCGACGCCGGTGCCGAGGGGCTTCTTGAACTCGAGTGCGGTCTCCGGCACCTCAGCGTAGTCGACGGCGTAGTCGGGCTTGCACACACCGTTCGAGCTCGGGTCGGTCGCAGCGAGGATGTCACCGTTGCCGTTGTGGCCGAGCTCCAGACGCACGTCCGAGCCAGAGGGCAGGCGCGAGTTGAGGTCAGTCTGCCACGCGGCGtggccgtcgaggtcctcggGGCGGCAGCGGAAGACGGCGCCAACGGGGCGGTACATGTCTGTCGCGAGCTCAACGTCGTCAATCTGGATGTTCAGGTGGGtcttgcgcttgccgaggaagagacCACGAGTCATCCAGTGGATGTGCGCGTGCTGGAAAGCTGCACACGTCGTGCTCCACTGCGGGGCCCACGACGTAAACCATACAAACTGCTCGCGTTTGTCGGCGAACGTGTTGATGACGGCAGCGACAGTCTCGGTGTTGTAGGTGCTGTCCGGGGC
Coding sequences within it:
- a CDS encoding uncharacterized protein (extracellular serine-rich protein), which produces MRLTIALGVLLSVLSLTEACGNAGADGHRMGKRRNDIPCRNYPHHGDHHRDRHWDHRREHICARQRTTRTPTPTPARTTSTKKTTSTKKTTSTKTTSTKTSSTKTSSTKTSSTKTSSTKTSSTRTSSTRTSSNASVSSTSGTLTPGSDIPTGTGGAVRPSESPVVPEETTTPPPDSTAVPSTPLPPNPTVTAGTDPIGAATVDNHILILARDDYSAQSGFHGLEGYGIPYDTVIVPQGGISLPALNDTATHGRYSGIVVMDALSYEYPEGWHSALTDDQWKQVYDYQVHFSVRMVRINEFPGPNFGAALDERGGGSGSEHDISITDNSGFPTANLKTGAGLTAKGLWHYPAKIVDTVTTKAVAMFAPDSTYNTETVAAVINTFADKREQFVWFTSWAPQWSTTCAAFQHAHIHWMTRGLFLGKRKTHLNIQIDDVELATDMYRPVGAVFRCRPEDLDGHAAWQTDLNSRLPSGSDVRLELGHNGNGDILAATDPSSNGVCKPDYAVDYAEVPETALEFKKPLGTGVDFWPAEWTTYPWSLQCAHRDPLTAWYSNPAKRDAFFHVSHTFTHEEMNNATHRDASLEIQFNQAWLQQTGIADGMFSPHGIIPPAITGLHNGDVIRAWMENGITHVVGDNTRPVLRNGESPYHPLISTVEDNGYAGLTIVPRWATSIYYNCDTWECDVQEWKDISQGYGDYTDLLQNAKDVNTPYLFSLKADPYMFHQANLRLVDMPSITVGSKTGKMSMVMAWVEVVAQEIARVTNWPIVSLKHDDFAQYFLERQALDSCQPRIQYRYSADGTQITHVDVVANNMNCPAEIPVTIPSGSASGASRTDQVGSEPPIAWVTLTGGQATLQLSNPVQL